The Deinococcus sp. YIM 134068 genomic interval TCCCCTTGCGGGTGACTCGGAGAGCTGCGAAGCAGAGGGCCGGGGAGAGGGGTGGCGAGCGGAGCCTGCCCGCCTACAAACGAGAAAAACGCCCCACACGGGGGCGCTCTCCTTCAGCCTGTCTTCCCTTACTCCACGATGGCGTCCGCGCCGCCGAGCGATCCCTTGAGGGTGGAGGCGACCTTGAAGGCGACCTTCTTCCCGGCGGGAATCTGAATCTTCTCGCTCGTGCCGGGCCTGACGCCCGTGCGGGCGGCGGTGGCCTTGACGCTCAGGGTGCCCAGGCCGGGCAGCCCCACGCTCTTGCCCCCCTTGATCGCGTCCACGACGACGCCGAGCATCGCGCTCACCGCCTCCTCGCTCTGCTTCTTGGTCAGGCCGGTCTTGTCGGCGACGAGTTCCACGAGCTGGGTCTTGGCGACCTTGCCGCTGCCGCCGCGCCCGGTGTCCGCCGTGGCGACATCATCCACCTCGGTGCGCTCGGCGGCTTTGGCCGTGCGGGTGGAGGCCTTCGCGGCGGGCTTCTTGGCGGGGGCCTTCGTTGATTTTTTCGTCATGGTGGGCAGCATGACATATCTTTTCCCGCGCGTGAAGGGGGTCCGGCGGTGGGAACGCCGACTGGCACGCATCCCAGCCCTGCCGCCAAAAATATTTGTCGTGCTGGCGCAGGTTTTTCAAATGTTTATGAACTCACTATAGATGCTGAGCTTGGGCTGGAAGGCGGTGTGGACGGCCTCTTCGAGGACAGGGCGGAGAGAGAGCAGGGCGGTTTTTGGGGAGGGACCCACCCACCTCATCCGGCCTGGCGAACGGCCAGACCTGCCCACACACGCGCTTTTGCCCTACACTCGGGGCATACATCCCTCAGCCGTTTCAGACGACCGCGCAAAGTTGCGGCGTCCACGTGCCTGTTCCACACCACCGGAGGTTTTGCCATGACCCAAGACGGCCTGCTCCCCGCTCCCACCGAAGTTGCCCAGACGCCCGCACCCCGCTCCTGGCCCGCCGGGAAGCCGCGCACGCTGACGCAGCCGCGCGTGGGCCTGATGCACAACCTGCGCGTGAGCGCCGAGCGCTACCCCGACCGGGCGGCGATGTGGTTCTACGGGCGCGAGCTGAGCTACCGCGAGTTGCGCGAGGGGGCCGAGCGGCTGGCCGGACACCTCGCCGCGCAGGGGGTGGGCCGGGGCGACCGCGTGGCCGTGTGGATGCAGAACAGCCCCGCGTGGGCGATGGCCGCGCACGCCGTCTGGCACCTCGGGGCGGTGGTCGTACCGCTCGCACCCATGTTGCAGGCGCGGGAGTTCGGCTTCTTCCTTCAGGACGCGGGCATTCGCGTCGGCGTGGTCGGGGCGGAGCTGTACGAGCGGGCGAAGCAGGGCGGGCTGGCCCACGCGGTCGTGGCGAACATCATGGCGGGCACGGACGCGGGGCGGTCCGGCGTGCCGCTTCCCGACGGGCTGGACGTGACCCCGCAGCTCCAGGCGGGCGACGTGACGCTGGAGGACGCCCTGACCTCCCACCCCGCCCCCGCCGCCGAGGTCGGGCCGGACGACCTGTGCGTGATGCCGTACACGAGCGGTACGACCGGGCTGCCGAAGGGCTGCATGCACACGCACGGCTCCGTTCAGGCGAACGTCTTCGGGGCGGGCGTGTGGGTGGACGGGAGCGTGGAGGACGTGTTTCTGGCGACCCTGCCCTTCTTCCACGTCACGGGCTTCGTGAACAGCCTGCTCTCGCCCCTGCTGGGCGGCGGAACGGTGGTGGCGATGGCCCGCTGGGACCGGGACGTGGCCCGCACCCTCATCCGCGAGCGCGGCGTGACGATCTGGACGAACACCGCCACGATGGTCATCGACCTGATGGGCAGCCCGAATTTCGACGCGGCGGACCTGAGCAGTCTCCGCAGTGTCACGGGGGGCGGCGCGGCCCTTCCCGCCGCCGTGGGCCAGCGCCTCCACGACCTGACGGGCATCACCTTCTGCGAGGGCTACGGCCTGTCCGAGACGATGGCGCAGACGCACACCAACCCGAAAGGCCGCGCCAAGCTGCAATGCCTGGGCATCCCGCTCTTCGGGGTGGACGCCCGCGTGGTGGACCTCGACACGGGCCGCCAGCTCGGCCCCGGCGAGATCGGCGAGATCGTCATGCACGGCGATCAGGTCATGCGCGGCTACTGGAACCGCCCCGAGGCCACCGCCGAGGCGTTCATGGACATAGGCGGCAAACGCTTCTTCCGCTCGGGTGACCTGGGG includes:
- a CDS encoding long-chain fatty acid--CoA ligase — protein: MTQDGLLPAPTEVAQTPAPRSWPAGKPRTLTQPRVGLMHNLRVSAERYPDRAAMWFYGRELSYRELREGAERLAGHLAAQGVGRGDRVAVWMQNSPAWAMAAHAVWHLGAVVVPLAPMLQAREFGFFLQDAGIRVGVVGAELYERAKQGGLAHAVVANIMAGTDAGRSGVPLPDGLDVTPQLQAGDVTLEDALTSHPAPAAEVGPDDLCVMPYTSGTTGLPKGCMHTHGSVQANVFGAGVWVDGSVEDVFLATLPFFHVTGFVNSLLSPLLGGGTVVAMARWDRDVARTLIRERGVTIWTNTATMVIDLMGSPNFDAADLSSLRSVTGGGAALPAAVGQRLHDLTGITFCEGYGLSETMAQTHTNPKGRAKLQCLGIPLFGVDARVVDLDTGRQLGPGEIGEIVMHGDQVMRGYWNRPEATAEAFMDIGGKRFFRSGDLGYVDEEGYFFFTDRLKRMVNVSGMKVWPAEVESALHGHPAVQEACVISVPDERTGERARALIVLKPGQQATGQDIETWARDVMATYKVPRDYVFVDSLPRGATGKVAWRQLQEQARAQMQG
- a CDS encoding HU family DNA-binding protein — encoded protein: MLPTMTKKSTKAPAKKPAAKASTRTAKAAERTEVDDVATADTGRGGSGKVAKTQLVELVADKTGLTKKQSEEAVSAMLGVVVDAIKGGKSVGLPGLGTLSVKATAARTGVRPGTSEKIQIPAGKKVAFKVASTLKGSLGGADAIVE